A single genomic interval of Dyella sp. GSA-30 harbors:
- a CDS encoding M1 family metallopeptidase, with protein sequence MRQFVRPLVLTALAACCGTALAASAANDQPHGKLPRWAMPESYQLSFKVDPRQQDFSGSTTIKLKLTQASDHIWLHGRELKVSKVVVTDAAGKKHNAKYVEVAPDEGVAKIDFGSSLKPQELSVAIEYTAPLNQQLQGLYKVSHEGQPYAMTQMEPISARYAFPGFDEPSFKTPFELTLTIPNDEVGIANTKQVKEEPAGDGWKKLSFSQTEPLPTYLVAFGVGPWDVVKGPDISATEFRNHSTELRGIAAKGEGHRMQHVLGETPSIIHTLENYYGFGYPWDKLDLLAAPDFSAGAMENPGLVTFRDWLLLLDKDSPANYVRGSFNVTAHELAHQWTGDTVTMGWWDDLWLNEAFATWMQQKVTQKVHPEYRADLDRVHGAQGAMNNDSLVTARKIRQEITGNGDIETAFDGITYQKGASVLGMFEGYVTEPVFQKGMRAYIQEHKFGNATADDLIDSIAKAADKGDDFKAAFRSFLNQSGVPYVQTKLTQEGGKTVLHLTQSRYLPVGSAGDANRVWGVPVCVRYGAASGSKVACELLSEKDGSMVLADAAKNTWVMPNANGSGYYRFSMDKADLGALGKQIGKLDDAEQLAYADAIGAGFRHGDLDAHDVLTALKPLTASKTREVATAPLTQIDWIYQNEAVTDAQRARVQSWVKAAYLPRLQQLGYKRKAGEPDGDSLLRSALAESLALDYSVPEVRAQLLKQGDAALKTKADGSLDLAAADPDLLGSALGVAVQERGKPALDELIAQLPKTSDPASRNAMLQGIASVKDPADAERARNFALGKDVKVGEMAAILRGNRDTQTSRDAIWNWSVANYDKIIARTGSFAGGRLPSMMGGGGCSQAEADRLEAFFKPRLKDVTGAERGLAQTRENTLLCAALKAKQDPTAITR encoded by the coding sequence ATGCGTCAGTTCGTACGTCCGCTCGTGCTTACCGCGCTCGCCGCTTGTTGCGGCACCGCGCTTGCAGCTTCCGCTGCCAACGATCAGCCGCACGGCAAGCTGCCGCGCTGGGCGATGCCCGAGTCGTACCAGCTGAGCTTCAAGGTGGATCCGCGCCAGCAGGATTTTTCCGGCAGCACCACGATCAAGCTCAAGCTCACCCAGGCGTCCGATCACATCTGGCTGCATGGCCGCGAATTGAAGGTCTCCAAGGTCGTCGTGACCGATGCCGCCGGCAAGAAGCACAACGCCAAATATGTCGAGGTCGCGCCGGATGAAGGCGTAGCGAAGATCGACTTCGGCAGCAGCTTGAAGCCACAGGAATTGAGCGTGGCGATCGAGTACACCGCGCCGCTCAACCAGCAGCTGCAGGGTTTGTACAAGGTCAGCCACGAAGGTCAGCCGTATGCGATGACGCAGATGGAGCCGATCAGCGCGCGCTATGCGTTCCCCGGTTTCGACGAGCCGTCGTTCAAGACGCCGTTCGAACTGACCCTGACCATTCCCAATGACGAAGTCGGCATCGCCAACACCAAGCAGGTGAAGGAAGAGCCGGCCGGCGATGGCTGGAAGAAGCTGAGCTTCTCGCAGACCGAGCCGCTGCCGACCTATCTGGTCGCTTTTGGCGTGGGTCCGTGGGACGTCGTGAAAGGCCCGGATATCTCGGCTACGGAATTCCGCAATCACAGCACCGAGCTGCGCGGTATCGCCGCCAAGGGCGAAGGTCATCGCATGCAGCATGTGCTGGGCGAGACACCGTCGATTATCCACACGCTGGAGAACTATTACGGCTTCGGCTATCCGTGGGACAAGCTTGATCTGCTCGCCGCGCCCGACTTCTCCGCCGGCGCGATGGAAAACCCGGGTCTGGTGACCTTCCGCGACTGGCTGTTGCTGCTCGACAAGGACTCCCCGGCCAACTACGTGCGCGGTTCGTTCAACGTCACCGCGCATGAGCTGGCGCACCAGTGGACCGGAGACACCGTGACCATGGGCTGGTGGGACGACCTGTGGCTCAACGAAGCTTTTGCGACCTGGATGCAGCAGAAGGTGACGCAGAAGGTGCATCCGGAGTACCGCGCCGATCTCGACCGCGTGCACGGTGCGCAGGGCGCGATGAACAACGACAGCCTGGTGACCGCGCGCAAGATCCGTCAGGAGATCACCGGCAACGGCGATATCGAAACCGCGTTCGACGGCATTACCTATCAGAAGGGTGCCAGTGTGCTCGGCATGTTCGAGGGCTATGTCACCGAGCCGGTGTTCCAGAAGGGCATGCGTGCCTACATCCAGGAACACAAGTTCGGCAACGCCACCGCCGACGACCTGATCGATTCGATCGCCAAAGCGGCCGACAAGGGCGACGATTTCAAGGCTGCGTTCCGCAGCTTCCTCAATCAGTCCGGTGTGCCGTACGTGCAGACCAAGCTGACCCAGGAAGGCGGCAAGACCGTGCTGCATCTGACCCAGAGCCGCTATCTGCCGGTTGGCAGCGCCGGCGATGCCAATCGCGTGTGGGGCGTGCCGGTATGCGTGCGCTACGGTGCAGCCAGTGGCAGCAAGGTCGCCTGCGAGCTGTTGAGCGAGAAGGACGGTTCGATGGTGCTCGCCGACGCCGCCAAGAACACCTGGGTGATGCCGAACGCGAACGGTTCGGGTTACTACCGTTTCAGCATGGACAAGGCCGACCTGGGTGCACTCGGCAAGCAGATCGGCAAGCTGGACGATGCCGAACAGCTCGCCTATGCCGATGCGATCGGTGCGGGTTTCCGTCATGGCGATCTCGATGCCCACGACGTGTTGACTGCACTCAAGCCGCTGACGGCTTCCAAGACGCGCGAAGTGGCCACTGCGCCGCTGACCCAGATCGACTGGATCTACCAAAACGAAGCGGTCACCGATGCACAGCGCGCCCGCGTGCAGAGTTGGGTGAAGGCGGCTTATCTGCCGCGTCTGCAGCAACTGGGCTACAAGCGCAAGGCCGGTGAGCCGGACGGCGATTCGCTGCTGCGTAGTGCTCTGGCCGAAAGCCTGGCGCTGGATTACTCGGTTCCCGAGGTCCGTGCCCAACTGCTCAAGCAGGGCGATGCAGCGCTCAAGACCAAGGCCGACGGCAGTCTCGATCTGGCCGCGGCCGATCCGGATCTGCTTGGCAGCGCGCTGGGCGTGGCGGTGCAGGAGCGCGGCAAGCCGGCGCTCGACGAGCTGATTGCACAGTTGCCCAAGACCAGCGATCCGGCCTCGCGCAATGCCATGCTGCAAGGCATTGCGTCGGTCAAGGATCCGGCCGATGCCGAGCGTGCACGCAACTTTGCGCTTGGCAAGGACGTCAAGGTTGGCGAGATGGCCGCCATCCTGCGTGGCAATCGCGACACCCAGACCAGTCGCGACGCGATCTGGAACTGGTCAGTGGCCAACTACGACAAGATCATCGCCCGTACCGGCAGCTTCGCCGGTGGCCGTCTGCCCAGCATGATGGGTGGTGGCGGTTGCTCGCAGGCCGAGGCTGATCGCCTGGAGGCGTTCTTCAAGCCGCGTCTGAAAGACGTGACCGGTGCCGAGCGCGGCCTCGCCCAGACGCGTGAAAACACGCTCCTGTGCGCCGCACTCAAGGCAAAGCAGGACCCGACCGCGATCACGCGCTGA
- the oxyR gene encoding DNA-binding transcriptional regulator OxyR produces MNLRDLHYLVALAEHRHFGRAAEASFVSQPTLSTQIKKLEDELGVALVERTPRKVLLTETGREIARRARGVISEIDEIKAIAQRTRDPESGSLRLGVFPTLGPYLLPHLVPLVRTRFPRLELLLIEEKTEHVIRMLREGSLDAGVLALPVHEDSLHSEFLFEEPFVLAVPEAHPLAQKKSRLKLSDLEDENLLLLEDGHCLRDQALEVCQLAGAGEKTGFRATSLETLRQMVAANVGITLLPTLAIKPPMARTDNVHLLEFSGHAPSRRLALVWRKSSSMTTFLKRFTEVIRSLPAELMQPHIEGGRATRVQA; encoded by the coding sequence ATGAACCTTCGCGACCTGCACTATCTCGTAGCACTGGCCGAGCATCGGCATTTCGGTCGCGCGGCGGAAGCGAGCTTCGTGAGCCAACCCACGCTGTCCACGCAGATCAAGAAACTTGAAGACGAACTGGGGGTCGCGCTGGTCGAACGCACGCCGCGCAAGGTGCTGCTGACGGAAACCGGAAGGGAGATCGCCCGTCGCGCACGCGGCGTGATTTCGGAGATCGACGAGATCAAGGCCATCGCGCAACGCACGCGCGATCCGGAGTCGGGCTCGCTGCGCCTGGGCGTATTTCCCACGCTCGGTCCGTATCTGCTGCCGCACTTGGTGCCGTTGGTACGCACACGCTTTCCGCGCCTGGAACTGCTGCTGATCGAAGAGAAAACCGAGCACGTCATCCGCATGCTGCGCGAAGGCTCGCTCGATGCCGGCGTGCTGGCCCTGCCGGTGCACGAAGACAGCCTGCATAGCGAATTTCTGTTCGAAGAGCCTTTCGTATTGGCGGTGCCGGAGGCGCATCCGCTGGCACAGAAAAAGAGCCGCTTGAAACTCAGCGACCTGGAAGACGAAAACCTGTTGCTGCTCGAAGATGGGCACTGCCTGCGCGACCAGGCGCTGGAAGTGTGTCAGCTCGCTGGTGCCGGCGAAAAAACCGGCTTTCGTGCCACCAGTCTGGAAACGCTACGGCAGATGGTCGCGGCCAATGTCGGCATTACCTTGCTGCCCACGCTCGCGATCAAACCGCCGATGGCACGCACCGACAACGTGCATCTGCTGGAATTTTCCGGGCACGCGCCGAGTCGTCGCCTTGCGCTGGTCTGGCGCAAGAGTTCGTCGATGACGACTTTCCTCAAGCGCTTTACCGAAGTGATCCGGAGCCTTCCGGCGGAGTTGATGCAGCCGCATATCGAGGGTGGGCGTGCGACGCGTGTGCAGGCCTGA
- a CDS encoding XVIPCD domain-containing protein: MSGDPQQEQALLQRLRASGDPAAQAEAQQLGALYHDQQMGGLAADAYNAAKGSGQPPAGWTRASEHPELLSKYAPSLHLTKDQLNDMLKPDASGFRAEIYLPDPKILGPDYKPVVAFKGSSGDVMSSDGKLHDTTQEDFLANNFPQSVGMRTDYYDRAMQLARDLQRDGLKFELTGHSLAGGMAAAASAVTGNHATTWNAAGLHPETAKRFAAENPGVAVHDVNKNVISYQVQGELLNNGIQGNIHSLDYLQRQELGAVLQEGSQLLNQLPQGRELLKQDLSKNMPPDAQKTVHDFVDKVATGDTNKMLRELPLAAGQQQPLLAPMMPAGPDGSVLIARKNQMSLPEVTYLATPLLETAGAVAKGAQVGHQAGEVVAAGGKMTNQALHATGDGVRNVTEMGGQAARTVTQFGSQATQGAEHLAGAVAAHGRVALGETGARVTEGLGSLGQFTASLEADALRKVGSVLPDGAHKWMDKQAGQLDQAGDAVHRAGQGLAADVRRDAHADAATIREATRAVQAATDHVATRVGNLQHDAIAGTGKLAGGGLDATGNLVQGVTDKAPVAGSALGGAAGLGVAAAYEFRPSNYPRLVGAAVAVANGKAAGQEALDRHGMAVVLPSMESRIENVEREARQTLQRNTPTQNQTAPPAREAPRLDDPSHAGHAMFKQARDGVHKIDAQIGRTPDQQSDNFAGALAAAAKAGGLNRIDAVALSDNGSRAFAVEHVIPNALSRDAHVETAQAVNQPLTQSTAQWQQAAQQQTQTQAQTQTQTQTQTQQQANPQHPAISMSGR; the protein is encoded by the coding sequence ATGTCTGGCGACCCTCAGCAAGAACAAGCGCTGTTGCAGCGGCTTCGTGCAAGTGGTGATCCTGCCGCCCAAGCTGAAGCGCAGCAATTGGGAGCGCTATATCACGACCAGCAAATGGGTGGGCTGGCGGCTGATGCCTATAACGCAGCTAAGGGTAGCGGCCAACCTCCTGCAGGATGGACGCGAGCGAGCGAACATCCTGAGCTGCTGTCGAAGTATGCGCCATCACTCCATTTAACCAAGGATCAATTGAACGACATGCTTAAGCCGGATGCATCCGGTTTTCGCGCTGAGATCTATTTGCCAGATCCCAAGATATTGGGGCCGGACTATAAGCCTGTTGTCGCCTTCAAAGGCTCATCGGGCGACGTAATGTCGTCGGATGGAAAACTTCACGACACGACGCAGGAAGACTTCCTGGCGAATAATTTTCCACAGTCGGTAGGCATGCGCACGGATTACTATGATCGCGCAATGCAACTCGCGCGCGATTTGCAGCGCGACGGTCTGAAATTCGAACTTACCGGTCACAGTCTTGCGGGCGGCATGGCCGCGGCGGCTTCGGCCGTGACGGGAAATCACGCCACCACCTGGAATGCTGCTGGGTTGCACCCGGAAACGGCTAAGCGTTTTGCCGCCGAAAACCCCGGGGTGGCCGTACACGACGTAAACAAGAACGTCATCTCCTACCAGGTTCAAGGCGAACTCCTCAACAACGGCATCCAGGGCAACATCCACAGCCTGGATTACCTGCAACGGCAGGAGCTCGGCGCGGTGCTGCAGGAAGGCAGCCAGCTATTGAACCAGTTGCCGCAGGGCCGCGAACTGCTCAAGCAGGATCTGAGCAAGAACATGCCGCCCGATGCGCAGAAGACGGTGCACGATTTCGTCGACAAGGTGGCAACGGGCGATACCAACAAGATGCTGCGCGAGCTGCCGCTTGCGGCAGGTCAGCAGCAGCCGCTGCTGGCGCCGATGATGCCAGCCGGCCCCGATGGCTCGGTGCTGATTGCCCGCAAGAATCAGATGTCGCTGCCCGAAGTGACCTATCTGGCGACGCCACTGCTCGAGACGGCCGGTGCCGTCGCCAAGGGCGCGCAAGTCGGTCATCAGGCGGGCGAGGTCGTCGCCGCCGGCGGCAAGATGACCAATCAGGCGTTGCATGCCACCGGCGATGGCGTGCGGAATGTCACCGAAATGGGCGGCCAGGCGGCGCGTACCGTTACCCAGTTCGGCAGCCAGGCGACGCAAGGCGCCGAGCATCTCGCGGGTGCGGTCGCTGCGCATGGGCGTGTGGCGTTGGGCGAGACGGGCGCACGGGTTACCGAAGGGTTAGGGAGCCTGGGGCAGTTCACCGCATCGCTGGAAGCCGATGCCTTGCGCAAGGTCGGCAGCGTGCTACCCGATGGTGCGCATAAGTGGATGGACAAGCAGGCGGGTCAGCTGGACCAGGCAGGCGACGCGGTTCATCGTGCCGGGCAGGGGCTGGCGGCCGATGTGCGGCGCGATGCGCATGCCGACGCGGCGACGATTCGTGAAGCTACCCGCGCTGTGCAGGCGGCGACCGATCATGTCGCCACTCGCGTGGGCAATCTGCAGCATGACGCGATTGCCGGTACCGGCAAGTTGGCGGGCGGCGGTCTGGATGCAACAGGGAACCTGGTGCAAGGCGTAACCGATAAGGCGCCCGTCGCCGGCTCGGCTCTTGGCGGTGCGGCCGGTCTGGGCGTGGCTGCTGCTTACGAATTTCGGCCGTCGAACTATCCGCGCCTCGTGGGCGCCGCCGTGGCCGTCGCGAACGGTAAGGCGGCAGGACAGGAAGCGCTGGATCGCCATGGCATGGCGGTGGTGTTGCCGAGCATGGAGAGCCGCATCGAGAACGTCGAACGCGAGGCACGCCAGACGTTGCAGCGCAATACGCCGACGCAAAACCAGACGGCACCACCGGCTCGTGAAGCACCTCGCCTCGACGATCCCTCGCACGCCGGCCATGCGATGTTCAAGCAAGCGCGCGATGGCGTGCACAAGATCGATGCGCAGATCGGGCGCACGCCGGACCAGCAGAGCGATAACTTCGCCGGCGCCCTCGCCGCGGCGGCGAAAGCAGGCGGCTTGAACCGGATCGATGCAGTGGCGTTGAGCGACAACGGTTCGCGCGCGTTTGCGGTGGAGCACGTGATCCCCAATGCGCTTTCACGCGATGCGCATGTGGAAACGGCGCAGGCGGTGAACCAGCCGCTCACTCAGAGCACGGCGCAATGGCAGCAGGCGGCGCAGCAACAGACGCAGACTCAGGCTCAAACGCAGACTCAGACTCAGACTCAGACGCAACAACAGGCTAATCCGCAACATCCGGCGATTAGCATGAGTGGCCGCTGA
- a CDS encoding ankyrin repeat domain-containing protein → MPRLFLSTAYLLLALCLAGCDVSQSQSATPTQASKYAVDRFFKDSKAQALAVAAEQGNVAEVQRLMKQEHVNPDVIFSEDGSGMPLVAWPVFTENPAGLKAMLDNGANPNAKQLHPAQDTTRFKGRYQNNAMVWAAKEEDSVYLKELLDHGGDPNTRNSNGETLLFQAYIWHDQWQNVQLLVERGADINALSQQMSILYDYTSMGRFEKAYWLLNHGANPRVGSQITQPPPPAPQRYFAVEDIFWHPGNPKDPSWQRKCQQWLLQHGFTRPPMPPDYRDMRKSFGIPYEEKDIPLL, encoded by the coding sequence ATGCCCAGGCTTTTTCTATCGACCGCCTATCTATTACTCGCGCTTTGCCTGGCAGGGTGCGACGTTTCGCAGTCCCAGTCCGCGACTCCAACGCAGGCGTCGAAATATGCGGTAGATCGCTTTTTCAAGGATTCCAAGGCACAAGCGCTTGCCGTGGCCGCCGAGCAGGGAAACGTTGCAGAAGTGCAGCGCTTGATGAAGCAGGAACACGTGAACCCGGATGTGATCTTCAGCGAAGATGGCAGCGGGATGCCGTTGGTTGCGTGGCCCGTCTTTACCGAGAATCCCGCTGGTCTCAAGGCGATGCTCGATAATGGAGCCAATCCGAATGCCAAGCAGCTCCATCCTGCGCAGGACACCACTCGCTTCAAGGGGCGATATCAAAATAATGCGATGGTGTGGGCTGCCAAGGAAGAAGATTCTGTTTACCTGAAAGAGTTGCTCGACCATGGTGGAGACCCGAACACCAGGAACTCCAATGGTGAGACCTTGCTGTTTCAGGCATACATCTGGCACGACCAGTGGCAGAACGTGCAGCTTCTGGTAGAAAGGGGTGCCGACATCAATGCGTTGTCGCAGCAGATGTCGATTCTGTATGACTACACTTCAATGGGCCGGTTTGAGAAGGCGTATTGGCTGCTGAATCATGGTGCCAACCCTCGAGTTGGAAGCCAGATCACCCAGCCACCACCACCGGCGCCCCAGCGTTATTTCGCAGTTGAAGATATTTTCTGGCATCCGGGTAATCCGAAAGATCCCAGTTGGCAGCGCAAGTGTCAGCAATGGCTGCTGCAACACGGTTTTACGCGTCCGCCCATGCCTCCAGATTATCGTGACATGCGCAAGAGTTTTGGCATTCCGTACGAAGAGAAAGACATTCCGTTGTTGTGA
- the msrA gene encoding peptide-methionine (S)-S-oxide reductase MsrA, translating into MLGIGAWKQRMPQRQDALPGRETPIRPTHPHHVTGRSLLPEAFPGSEVLVVGMGCFWGAERKFWSIPGVYSTSVGYAGGYTPNPTYREVCSGETGHTEVVQIVYDPKTVDVGSLLRTFWESHDPTQGMRQGNDAGTQYRSAIYASSAEQLAAAEASKREYQAQLSRAGYGAITTEIAMAGPFYFAEDEHQQYLSKHPDGYCGLGGTGVVCPIGLDAA; encoded by the coding sequence ATGCTTGGAATCGGTGCCTGGAAACAACGCATGCCCCAACGGCAGGATGCGCTGCCGGGGCGCGAAACACCTATTCGTCCCACTCACCCGCATCACGTCACGGGACGTTCGCTATTGCCTGAGGCTTTCCCCGGCAGCGAAGTATTGGTTGTCGGCATGGGCTGCTTCTGGGGTGCGGAACGGAAGTTCTGGAGCATCCCGGGTGTATACAGCACGTCCGTCGGTTATGCCGGTGGCTACACGCCCAATCCGACCTATCGCGAAGTCTGCTCGGGCGAGACCGGTCATACGGAAGTAGTCCAGATCGTATACGATCCCAAGACCGTCGACGTCGGCAGCTTGTTGCGCACGTTCTGGGAAAGCCACGATCCCACCCAGGGCATGCGTCAAGGCAACGACGCGGGCACGCAGTATCGCTCGGCGATCTATGCATCGAGCGCCGAACAGCTTGCTGCCGCCGAGGCGTCCAAGCGGGAGTATCAAGCGCAGTTGTCACGCGCGGGCTACGGCGCGATCACGACGGAAATCGCTATGGCCGGCCCGTTCTATTTCGCGGAGGACGAGCATCAGCAATATCTGTCCAAGCATCCGGATGGCTACTGCGGTTTGGGCGGCACGGGCGTGGTTTGTCCGATCGGGCTCGATGCGGCTTGA
- a CDS encoding adenine phosphoribosyltransferase: MSSIESLIRAVPDFPKPGVTFRDITPLLADAGGFARCIDAMAEPWQGSEIQAVCGIESRGFIFGAALAQKLHAGFVPLRKPNKLPPPVVEVEYQLEYGVDRLQARNDALRPNERVLLVDDVLATGGTLAAARTLVEKLGGTVCGAALVIELAALQGRARWRDDVPLHALLRY, encoded by the coding sequence ATCTCTTCGATCGAATCCCTGATCCGCGCCGTGCCGGACTTCCCCAAACCCGGTGTGACGTTTCGCGATATCACCCCCTTGCTGGCCGACGCCGGCGGCTTTGCCCGCTGCATCGACGCGATGGCCGAGCCCTGGCAGGGCAGCGAAATCCAGGCGGTTTGCGGGATCGAGTCGCGTGGTTTCATTTTCGGCGCGGCATTGGCGCAGAAGCTCCATGCCGGTTTCGTGCCCTTGCGCAAGCCCAACAAGCTGCCGCCGCCGGTAGTCGAGGTGGAGTACCAGCTCGAATACGGCGTCGATCGCCTGCAGGCACGTAACGATGCGCTACGTCCCAACGAAAGGGTATTACTGGTCGATGACGTGCTGGCAACCGGAGGCACCTTGGCCGCCGCGCGGACACTGGTCGAGAAGCTCGGTGGTACCGTTTGCGGTGCTGCCCTGGTAATCGAACTGGCAGCGTTGCAGGGACGCGCGCGATGGCGGGACGACGTGCCACTGCACGCCTTGTTGCGTTATTGA
- a CDS encoding DUF2007 domain-containing protein, with translation MRIAYRAENLIDAHLVKDALERAEIPAFISGEYLTGAVGQLPAMDYVAVMVAEDNLAAAEGVVREVQSQLAEAREVLASMDPDTDLDGSFASAC, from the coding sequence ATGCGTATTGCCTATCGAGCGGAAAACCTGATCGACGCCCACCTGGTCAAGGATGCGCTCGAGCGTGCCGAGATTCCGGCGTTTATCAGTGGCGAGTACCTGACTGGCGCGGTTGGCCAGCTCCCTGCCATGGACTATGTGGCGGTCATGGTGGCCGAAGACAACCTGGCCGCCGCCGAAGGAGTGGTGCGCGAGGTCCAGTCGCAGCTTGCCGAGGCGCGCGAAGTGCTGGCATCGATGGATCCGGATACCGATCTGGACGGGTCGTTCGCCAGCGCCTGCTGA
- a CDS encoding glutamine--tRNA ligase/YqeY domain fusion protein — MSTESPLAHPPATSAAPSGEGQPRDFIRQIIRDDLASGKHHAIRTRFPPEPNGYLHIGHAKAICLNFGIAAEFIGWCNLRLDDTNPGKEDPEFVEGIKDDVRWLGYEWHDLRHASDYFEVFYRGALKLIQDGHAYVDDLNPDDMRAYRGTLTEPGRNSPYRDRPVEENLDLFRRMRAGEFADSSKTLRAKIDMSSGNMNMRDPAIYRIRKVEHQNTGNAWPIYPMYDYAHCLSDALEGITHSLCTLEFEDHRPLYDWFVDKVDLVNHPELWQHLHDAGFQTEPAKPRQIEFSRLNLSYSITSKRKLAQLVSEKLVDGWDDPRMNTLRGLRRRGFTPAAIRLLIERLGISKQNSVIDYAIFENCVREDLDAHAPRRMAVLDPLKLTLTNLPEDHEETLLFSNHPKDESFGSRQVPFARELWIEREDFAEVPPKGFHRLKPEGEVRLRGVGIVKCDELVKDAEGNVIELRCTLDPESRSGMPGADRKVKGTIHWVSARHGVAAEVRLYDRLFNVPAPDDESDGKSWIEHINPDAKRLVHGWVEPAAAQALPEQRFQFERLGYFVADRIDHRTDAPVFNRAVTLRDTWAKQSG, encoded by the coding sequence ATGTCGACCGAATCTCCCCTGGCCCATCCGCCCGCCACCTCTGCCGCGCCCTCGGGCGAGGGCCAGCCGCGCGACTTCATCCGCCAGATCATTCGCGACGACCTGGCCAGCGGAAAGCATCACGCCATCCGTACGCGTTTTCCGCCCGAGCCCAATGGCTATCTGCATATCGGCCATGCCAAGGCGATCTGCCTGAACTTCGGCATCGCCGCCGAATTCATCGGCTGGTGCAACCTGCGCCTGGACGACACCAATCCGGGCAAGGAAGACCCCGAGTTCGTCGAAGGGATCAAGGACGACGTACGCTGGCTGGGCTACGAGTGGCACGATCTGCGCCATGCCTCGGATTATTTCGAGGTTTTCTATCGCGGCGCGCTCAAGCTGATCCAGGACGGCCACGCCTATGTGGACGACCTCAACCCCGATGACATGCGCGCCTATCGCGGCACGCTGACCGAACCGGGCCGCAACTCGCCCTACCGTGATCGCCCGGTGGAGGAAAACCTCGACCTGTTCCGTCGCATGCGCGCGGGCGAGTTCGCCGACAGCAGCAAGACGCTGCGCGCAAAGATCGACATGAGCTCGGGCAATATGAACATGCGCGACCCGGCGATCTATCGCATCCGCAAGGTCGAGCACCAGAACACCGGCAACGCGTGGCCGATCTACCCGATGTACGACTACGCGCACTGCCTGTCCGATGCACTGGAAGGGATCACGCATTCGCTGTGCACGTTGGAGTTCGAGGATCATCGCCCGCTGTACGACTGGTTCGTCGACAAGGTCGACCTGGTCAATCATCCGGAGCTGTGGCAGCACCTGCACGACGCCGGTTTTCAGACCGAACCGGCCAAGCCGCGCCAGATCGAATTCTCGCGCCTCAATCTGAGCTATTCGATCACCAGCAAGCGCAAGCTCGCGCAGCTGGTCAGCGAAAAGCTGGTCGACGGCTGGGACGATCCGCGCATGAATACGCTGCGCGGCCTGCGCCGACGCGGCTTTACGCCGGCAGCGATTCGCCTGTTGATCGAGCGCCTGGGGATCAGCAAGCAGAACAGCGTGATCGATTACGCGATCTTCGAAAATTGCGTACGCGAAGATCTCGACGCGCATGCGCCACGCCGCATGGCCGTGCTCGATCCGCTCAAGCTCACCCTCACCAACCTGCCCGAAGACCACGAAGAGACGCTGCTGTTCTCCAACCACCCCAAAGACGAGAGCTTCGGCTCGCGCCAGGTGCCTTTTGCGCGTGAGCTGTGGATCGAGCGTGAGGATTTCGCCGAGGTACCGCCCAAGGGTTTCCATCGTCTGAAGCCGGAAGGCGAGGTGCGCCTGCGCGGCGTCGGCATCGTCAAGTGCGACGAACTGGTCAAGGACGCGGAAGGCAACGTGATCGAGTTGCGCTGCACGCTCGACCCGGAGTCGCGCTCGGGCATGCCGGGCGCGGACCGCAAGGTCAAGGGTACGATCCATTGGGTGAGCGCGCGTCACGGCGTGGCCGCCGAAGTCCGCTTGTACGATCGCCTGTTCAACGTGCCCGCGCCCGATGACGAAAGCGACGGCAAGAGCTGGATCGAGCATATCAATCCGGACGCCAAGCGACTCGTGCATGGCTGGGTCGAACCGGCCGCGGCGCAGGCACTGCCGGAGCAGCGCTTCCAGTTCGAACGCCTGGGTTACTTCGTCGCCGATCGCATCGACCATCGCACGGACGCACCGGTGTTCAATCGCGCTGTTACCCTGCGCGATACCTGGGCCAAACAGTCGGGTTGA
- a CDS encoding nucleoside deaminase: MLPIQVHLTLPPWLEEVADEKRRYHSDEERVALAIELSRRNIAQGTGGPFGAAVFDDQGRLIAAAANRVVPQSCSIAHAEILAYMAAQQRLSTHRLNEQGGRYTLATSSQPCCQCFGATVWAGVDELLIGARAEDVEELTEFDEGPLPADWIGELERRGIAVRRDILRDEARAVLAEYGQTGPKY, encoded by the coding sequence ATGCTACCGATCCAGGTACACCTCACCCTGCCGCCGTGGCTCGAAGAAGTGGCCGACGAAAAGCGCCGCTACCATAGCGACGAAGAACGCGTCGCGCTGGCGATCGAGTTGTCCCGGCGCAACATCGCACAGGGCACCGGCGGCCCCTTCGGCGCGGCCGTATTCGACGACCAAGGCCGCCTGATCGCAGCGGCGGCCAATCGCGTGGTGCCGCAGAGCTGCTCGATCGCGCATGCGGAAATACTCGCCTACATGGCCGCCCAGCAGCGCCTGTCGACGCACCGGCTCAACGAGCAAGGCGGCCGCTACACGCTGGCGACCAGCTCTCAACCGTGCTGCCAATGCTTTGGCGCAACGGTATGGGCCGGTGTCGACGAACTGCTGATCGGTGCGCGTGCCGAAGACGTCGAGGAACTGACCGAGTTCGACGAAGGCCCGTTGCCGGCCGATTGGATCGGCGAGCTCGAACGGCGCGGCATTGCGGTGCGGCGCGACATCCTGCGTGATGAGGCACGCGCTGTATTGGCCGAGTACGGCCAGACCGGACCGAAGTATTGA